One genomic window of Myxocyprinus asiaticus isolate MX2 ecotype Aquarium Trade chromosome 5, UBuf_Myxa_2, whole genome shotgun sequence includes the following:
- the LOC127440720 gene encoding uncharacterized protein LOC127440720 isoform X1: MMFIKEESEDMSYPESCSSNVMKNEDTEEQRDLMDVKVENQELNEVEEKHHPDQTLRDFITGEESFIGSTLAGITPGVSTEICGIKHCKMMFIKEESEDMSYPESCSSNVMKNEDTEEQRDLMDVKVENQELNEVEEKHHPDQTLRDFITGITPGVSTEICGIKHCKMMFIKEESEDMSYPESCSSNVMKNEDTEEQRDLMDVKVENQELNEVEEKHHPDQTLRDFITGEESFIGSPLAVLIPKAKTTVESCPLCLRMYSQLSQHLRVMHNVKNKKERKLLLALESGRINVREGRCPIPGCGKDTTRLDRHLRTHSELSKVAQNDAMMLCKRKKILSELASLRASDPEVPMVSTLDLEEDRPVLEDPEVPLDSEEEECSNTTCKLQTQKLTSQVADLNLQVDTLTEALQNVTRRYRLLKRRSSAQASTRIGRVTQRLLSSLRPDESERDCSVGAETSMSPSVQPSFSKEPPIGEQPSTSQQAPTSEQPSTQPGLEQKKDPHYPEHMAALNELLEEYRRQQEGPDPSYKLKENVSGKIYMIKKFIAFMAQGKEKLDNLVFLNKMASIRAWISSLRQAKIKETTIQHYVLNVAQFMNYVRDTPPLSCRLSKQVLVRIQRELRGLLKSIKRGVALHQMSMKQVKVSRVLSKVTLSKCRSLAKQAIPKILALLESDPTPKLQWKFYGHFVAFLASIYGHRGGVYQNMTIKEVKGARKSTSEKAYLINIISHKTNQGLFGPVQIALSEEEYEWTRHFLRIKDMLPGGTDATFFFFTSRPNPCKNLNNYLQEAWKSMGLPGCPTFTDLQNSIASHAKYTHTADNRMKIAKFICHDFGTVDKFYPIHLNAKQAMENRRFFEAALEGPECSPVKEQHQQKRKRQGQMADRPCKRFQPEGSPAASPDRSITSGSTTPEEIVVKYQESEVSSIESSEDADEGSEPSGVGQASEPSREGEVSETNGKGVGGQRERCGVGGQRER; encoded by the exons GAATAACTCCAGGTGTTTCAACTGAGATCTGCgggataaaacattgtaaaatgatgtttattaaagaagagagtgaggacatgagttatccagaatcatgcagttcaaatgtcatgaaaaatgaagatactgaggaacaaagag aTCTGATGGACGTGAAAGTGGAAAATCAAGAACTAAATGAAGTTGAAGAGAAACACCATCCGGATCAGACACTTCGTGATTTCATAACTG GAATAACTCCAGGTGTTTCAACTGAGATCTGCgggataaaacattgtaaaatgatgtttattaaagaagagagtgaggacatgagttatccagaatcatgcagttcaaatgtcatgaaaaatgaagatactgaggaacaaagag aTCTGATGGACGTGAAAGTGGAAAATCAAGAACTAAATGAAGTTGAAGAGAAACACCATCCGGATCAGACACTTCGTGATTTCATAACTGGTGAAGAATCATTTATTGGTTCACCGCTtgcag TCTTGATCCCTAAAGCAAAAACAACTGTGGAGTCATGCCCGCTGTGCCTACGGATGTACTCTCAACTGAGCCAGCATcttcgtgtcatgcacaacgtaAAGAACAAGAAGGAAAGGAAGCTGCTGTTGGCACTGGAGTCGGGACGGATCAATGTCCGTGAAGGACGTTGCCCTATTCCAGGCTGCGGTAAAGACACAACCAGGTTAGACCGGCACCTCCGTACCCACAGTGAGCTCTCAAAAGTGGCTCAGAATGATGCAATGATGCTCTGCAAGAGAAAGAAGATCCTCTCTGAACTGGCTTCACTCAGGGCATCTGATCCAGAGGTGCCCATGGTGTCCACCCTTGATTTGGAGGAGGACAGACCCGTGTTGGAGGATCCTGAAGTACCTTTGGACTCAGAGGAGGAGGAGTGCAGCAACACAACCTGTAAGCTCCAAACCCAAAAGTTGACCTCACAGGTGGCAGACTTAAATCTCCAGGTCGACACACTGACAGAAGCGCTGCAAAATGTCACCCGCCGGTACCGGTTGCTTAAGAGGAGGTCATCTGCCCAGGCTTCTACCAGGATAGGCCGGGTAACACAAAGACTCCTCTCCTCTCTCAGGCCTGACGAGAGCGAGAGAGACTGCTCGGTGGGTGCAGAGACTTCCATGTCTCCCAGCGTGCAGCCCTCATTCAGCAAGGAGCCCCCCATCGGCGAGCAGCCCTCCACCAGCCAGCAGGCCCCCACAAGCGAGCAGCCCTCCACCCAGCCCGGCCTAGAGCAAAAAAAAGACCCTCATTACCCTGAACACATGGCAGCACTGA ATGAGCTCCTTGAGGAATACAGGAGGCAACAGGAGGGTCCAGACCCTTCCTACAAACTGAAGGAGAACGTCAGTGGTAAAATCTACATGATAAAAAAATTCATTGCCTTCATGGCGCAAGGCAAGGAGAAACTTGACAACCTCGTCTTCCTAAACAAGATGGCCAGTATACGGGC GTGGATCTCCTCCCTCCGGCAAGCCAAAATCAAGGAGACAACCATCCAGCACTATGTCTTAAATGTAGCCCAGTTTATGAATTACGTCAGAGACACCCCTCCACTGAGCTGCCGCCTCTCGAAACAAGTCCTTGTCAGGATCCAGCGGGAGCTAAGGGGCCTGTTGAAATCCATAAAAAGGGGCGTGGCCTTGCATCAGATGTCAATGAAGCAAGTTAAAGTGTCACGGGTGCTCAGCAAAGTGACTCTTTCGAAGTGCCGGAGTCTGGCAAAGCAGGCCATCCCCAAAATCCTAG CCCTCCTGGAGAGCGACCCCACCCCCAAGCTGCAATGGAAGTTTTACGGACACTTTGTGGCTTTTCTGGCCTCCATCTATGGTCACCGGGGTGGAGTTTACCAGAATATGACCATCAAGGAGGTGAAGGGAGCGAGGAAATCCACCTCCGAAAAGGCCTACCTGATCAAC ATAATATCTCACAAAACCAATCAGGGCCTGTTCGGGCCTGTCCAAATTGCGCTTTCAGAGGAGGAGTACGAATGGACACGGCACTTCCTGCGCATTAAGGACATGCTGCCGGGCGGGACGGAtgcaacatttttcttttttacatccaGACCGAACCCGTGCAAAAATTTGAACAACTACCTTCAAGAAGCCTGGAAATCAATGGGCCTGCCTGGGTGTCCAACATTTACAGACCTCCAAAACTCCATCGCCAGCCAC GCAAAgtacacacacactgctgacaACCGCATGAAAATTGCAAAGTTCATCTGCCATGACTTCGGGACGGTGGATAAATTCTACCCCATACATCTAAATGCCAAGCAAGCCATGGAGAACCGCAGGTTCTTCGAGGCCGCATTGGAGGGTCCCGAATGTTCTCCCGTAAAAGAGCAGCATCAGCAGAAGCGGAAACGACAAGGCCAGATGGCAGATCGCCCCTGCAAGCGCTTTCAGCCAGAGGGCTCACCAGCTGCCTCCCCTGATCGGTCCATCACTTCGGGCAGCACCACCCCTGAGGAGATTGTGGTGAAGTACCAGGAGTCAGAGGTGTCCAGCATCGAGTCCAGCGAG GATGCAGATGAGGGGTCGGAGCCCAGTGGGGTAGGCCAGGCGTCCGAGCCTAGCAGGGAAGGAGAGGTGTCAGAGACCAACGGGAAAGGCGTCGGAGGCCAACGGGAAAGGTGCGGCGTCGGAGGCCAACGGGAAAGGTGA
- the LOC127440720 gene encoding uncharacterized protein LOC127440720 isoform X7, whose product MMFIKEESEDMSYPESCSSNVMKNEDTEEQRDLMDVKVENQELNEVEEKHHPDQTLRDFITGITPGVSTEICGIKHCKMMFIKEESEDMSYPESCSSNVMKNEDTEEQRDLMDVKVENQELNEVEEKHHPDQTLRDFITGEESFIGSPLAVLIPKAKTTVESCPLCLRMYSQLSQHLRVMHNVKNKKERKLLLALESGRINVREGRCPIPGCGKDTTRLDRHLRTHSELSKVAQNDAMMLCKRKKILSELASLRASDPEVPMVSTLDLEEDRPVLEDPEVPLDSEEEECSNTTCKLQTQKLTSQVADLNLQVDTLTEALQNVTRRYRLLKRRSSAQASTRIGRVTQRLLSSLRPDESERDCSVGAETSMSPSVQPSFSKEPPIGEQPSTSQQAPTSEQPSTQPGLEQKKDPHYPEHMAALNELLEEYRRQQEGPDPSYKLKENVSGKIYMIKKFIAFMAQGKEKLDNLVFLNKMASIRAWISSLRQAKIKETTIQHYVLNVAQFMNYVRDTPPLSCRLSKQVLVRIQRELRGLLKSIKRGVALHQMSMKQVKVSRVLSKVTLSKCRSLAKQAIPKILALLESDPTPKLQWKFYGHFVAFLASIYGHRGGVYQNMTIKEVKGARKSTSEKAYLINIISHKTNQGLFGPVQIALSEEEYEWTRHFLRIKDMLPGGTDATFFFFTSRPNPCKNLNNYLQEAWKSMGLPGCPTFTDLQNSIASHAKYTHTADNRMKIAKFICHDFGTVDKFYPIHLNAKQAMENRRFFEAALEGPECSPVKEQHQQKRKRQGQMADRPCKRFQPEGSPAASPDRSITSGSTTPEEIVVKYQESEVSSIESSEDADEGSEPSGVGQASEPSREGEVSETNGKGVGGQRERCGVGGQRER is encoded by the exons aTCTGATGGACGTGAAAGTGGAAAATCAAGAACTAAATGAAGTTGAAGAGAAACACCATCCGGATCAGACACTTCGTGATTTCATAACTG GAATAACTCCAGGTGTTTCAACTGAGATCTGCgggataaaacattgtaaaatgatgtttattaaagaagagagtgaggacatgagttatccagaatcatgcagttcaaatgtcatgaaaaatgaagatactgaggaacaaagag aTCTGATGGACGTGAAAGTGGAAAATCAAGAACTAAATGAAGTTGAAGAGAAACACCATCCGGATCAGACACTTCGTGATTTCATAACTGGTGAAGAATCATTTATTGGTTCACCGCTtgcag TCTTGATCCCTAAAGCAAAAACAACTGTGGAGTCATGCCCGCTGTGCCTACGGATGTACTCTCAACTGAGCCAGCATcttcgtgtcatgcacaacgtaAAGAACAAGAAGGAAAGGAAGCTGCTGTTGGCACTGGAGTCGGGACGGATCAATGTCCGTGAAGGACGTTGCCCTATTCCAGGCTGCGGTAAAGACACAACCAGGTTAGACCGGCACCTCCGTACCCACAGTGAGCTCTCAAAAGTGGCTCAGAATGATGCAATGATGCTCTGCAAGAGAAAGAAGATCCTCTCTGAACTGGCTTCACTCAGGGCATCTGATCCAGAGGTGCCCATGGTGTCCACCCTTGATTTGGAGGAGGACAGACCCGTGTTGGAGGATCCTGAAGTACCTTTGGACTCAGAGGAGGAGGAGTGCAGCAACACAACCTGTAAGCTCCAAACCCAAAAGTTGACCTCACAGGTGGCAGACTTAAATCTCCAGGTCGACACACTGACAGAAGCGCTGCAAAATGTCACCCGCCGGTACCGGTTGCTTAAGAGGAGGTCATCTGCCCAGGCTTCTACCAGGATAGGCCGGGTAACACAAAGACTCCTCTCCTCTCTCAGGCCTGACGAGAGCGAGAGAGACTGCTCGGTGGGTGCAGAGACTTCCATGTCTCCCAGCGTGCAGCCCTCATTCAGCAAGGAGCCCCCCATCGGCGAGCAGCCCTCCACCAGCCAGCAGGCCCCCACAAGCGAGCAGCCCTCCACCCAGCCCGGCCTAGAGCAAAAAAAAGACCCTCATTACCCTGAACACATGGCAGCACTGA ATGAGCTCCTTGAGGAATACAGGAGGCAACAGGAGGGTCCAGACCCTTCCTACAAACTGAAGGAGAACGTCAGTGGTAAAATCTACATGATAAAAAAATTCATTGCCTTCATGGCGCAAGGCAAGGAGAAACTTGACAACCTCGTCTTCCTAAACAAGATGGCCAGTATACGGGC GTGGATCTCCTCCCTCCGGCAAGCCAAAATCAAGGAGACAACCATCCAGCACTATGTCTTAAATGTAGCCCAGTTTATGAATTACGTCAGAGACACCCCTCCACTGAGCTGCCGCCTCTCGAAACAAGTCCTTGTCAGGATCCAGCGGGAGCTAAGGGGCCTGTTGAAATCCATAAAAAGGGGCGTGGCCTTGCATCAGATGTCAATGAAGCAAGTTAAAGTGTCACGGGTGCTCAGCAAAGTGACTCTTTCGAAGTGCCGGAGTCTGGCAAAGCAGGCCATCCCCAAAATCCTAG CCCTCCTGGAGAGCGACCCCACCCCCAAGCTGCAATGGAAGTTTTACGGACACTTTGTGGCTTTTCTGGCCTCCATCTATGGTCACCGGGGTGGAGTTTACCAGAATATGACCATCAAGGAGGTGAAGGGAGCGAGGAAATCCACCTCCGAAAAGGCCTACCTGATCAAC ATAATATCTCACAAAACCAATCAGGGCCTGTTCGGGCCTGTCCAAATTGCGCTTTCAGAGGAGGAGTACGAATGGACACGGCACTTCCTGCGCATTAAGGACATGCTGCCGGGCGGGACGGAtgcaacatttttcttttttacatccaGACCGAACCCGTGCAAAAATTTGAACAACTACCTTCAAGAAGCCTGGAAATCAATGGGCCTGCCTGGGTGTCCAACATTTACAGACCTCCAAAACTCCATCGCCAGCCAC GCAAAgtacacacacactgctgacaACCGCATGAAAATTGCAAAGTTCATCTGCCATGACTTCGGGACGGTGGATAAATTCTACCCCATACATCTAAATGCCAAGCAAGCCATGGAGAACCGCAGGTTCTTCGAGGCCGCATTGGAGGGTCCCGAATGTTCTCCCGTAAAAGAGCAGCATCAGCAGAAGCGGAAACGACAAGGCCAGATGGCAGATCGCCCCTGCAAGCGCTTTCAGCCAGAGGGCTCACCAGCTGCCTCCCCTGATCGGTCCATCACTTCGGGCAGCACCACCCCTGAGGAGATTGTGGTGAAGTACCAGGAGTCAGAGGTGTCCAGCATCGAGTCCAGCGAG GATGCAGATGAGGGGTCGGAGCCCAGTGGGGTAGGCCAGGCGTCCGAGCCTAGCAGGGAAGGAGAGGTGTCAGAGACCAACGGGAAAGGCGTCGGAGGCCAACGGGAAAGGTGCGGCGTCGGAGGCCAACGGGAAAGGTGA
- the LOC127440720 gene encoding uncharacterized protein LOC127440720 isoform X2, whose protein sequence is MMFIKEESEDMSYPESCSSNVMKNEDTEEQRDLMDVKVENQELNEVEEKHHPDQTLRDFITGITPGVSTEICGIKHCKMMFIKEESEDMSYPESCSSNVMKNEDTEEQRDLMDVKVENQELNEVEEKHHPDQTLRDFITGITPGVSTEICGIKHCKMMFIKEESEDMSYPESCSSNVMKNEDTEEQRDLMDVKVENQELNEVEEKHHPDQTLRDFITGEESFIGSPLAVLIPKAKTTVESCPLCLRMYSQLSQHLRVMHNVKNKKERKLLLALESGRINVREGRCPIPGCGKDTTRLDRHLRTHSELSKVAQNDAMMLCKRKKILSELASLRASDPEVPMVSTLDLEEDRPVLEDPEVPLDSEEEECSNTTCKLQTQKLTSQVADLNLQVDTLTEALQNVTRRYRLLKRRSSAQASTRIGRVTQRLLSSLRPDESERDCSVGAETSMSPSVQPSFSKEPPIGEQPSTSQQAPTSEQPSTQPGLEQKKDPHYPEHMAALNELLEEYRRQQEGPDPSYKLKENVSGKIYMIKKFIAFMAQGKEKLDNLVFLNKMASIRAWISSLRQAKIKETTIQHYVLNVAQFMNYVRDTPPLSCRLSKQVLVRIQRELRGLLKSIKRGVALHQMSMKQVKVSRVLSKVTLSKCRSLAKQAIPKILALLESDPTPKLQWKFYGHFVAFLASIYGHRGGVYQNMTIKEVKGARKSTSEKAYLINIISHKTNQGLFGPVQIALSEEEYEWTRHFLRIKDMLPGGTDATFFFFTSRPNPCKNLNNYLQEAWKSMGLPGCPTFTDLQNSIASHAKYTHTADNRMKIAKFICHDFGTVDKFYPIHLNAKQAMENRRFFEAALEGPECSPVKEQHQQKRKRQGQMADRPCKRFQPEGSPAASPDRSITSGSTTPEEIVVKYQESEVSSIESSEDADEGSEPSGVGQASEPSREGEVSETNGKGVGGQRERCGVGGQRER, encoded by the exons GAATAACTCCAGGTGTTTCAACTGAGATCTGCgggataaaacattgtaaaatgatgtttattaaagaagagagtgaggacatgagttatccagaatcatgcagttcaaatgtcatgaaaaatgaagatactgaggaacaaagag aTCTGATGGACGTGAAAGTGGAAAATCAAGAACTAAATGAAGTTGAAGAGAAACACCATCCGGATCAGACACTTCGTGATTTCATAACTG GAATAACTCCAGGTGTTTCAACTGAGATCTGCgggataaaacattgtaaaatgatgtttattaaagaagagagtgaggacatgagttatccagaatcatgcagttcaaatgtcatgaaaaatgaagatactgaggaacaaagag aTCTGATGGACGTGAAAGTGGAAAATCAAGAACTAAATGAAGTTGAAGAGAAACACCATCCGGATCAGACACTTCGTGATTTCATAACTGGTGAAGAATCATTTATTGGTTCACCGCTtgcag TCTTGATCCCTAAAGCAAAAACAACTGTGGAGTCATGCCCGCTGTGCCTACGGATGTACTCTCAACTGAGCCAGCATcttcgtgtcatgcacaacgtaAAGAACAAGAAGGAAAGGAAGCTGCTGTTGGCACTGGAGTCGGGACGGATCAATGTCCGTGAAGGACGTTGCCCTATTCCAGGCTGCGGTAAAGACACAACCAGGTTAGACCGGCACCTCCGTACCCACAGTGAGCTCTCAAAAGTGGCTCAGAATGATGCAATGATGCTCTGCAAGAGAAAGAAGATCCTCTCTGAACTGGCTTCACTCAGGGCATCTGATCCAGAGGTGCCCATGGTGTCCACCCTTGATTTGGAGGAGGACAGACCCGTGTTGGAGGATCCTGAAGTACCTTTGGACTCAGAGGAGGAGGAGTGCAGCAACACAACCTGTAAGCTCCAAACCCAAAAGTTGACCTCACAGGTGGCAGACTTAAATCTCCAGGTCGACACACTGACAGAAGCGCTGCAAAATGTCACCCGCCGGTACCGGTTGCTTAAGAGGAGGTCATCTGCCCAGGCTTCTACCAGGATAGGCCGGGTAACACAAAGACTCCTCTCCTCTCTCAGGCCTGACGAGAGCGAGAGAGACTGCTCGGTGGGTGCAGAGACTTCCATGTCTCCCAGCGTGCAGCCCTCATTCAGCAAGGAGCCCCCCATCGGCGAGCAGCCCTCCACCAGCCAGCAGGCCCCCACAAGCGAGCAGCCCTCCACCCAGCCCGGCCTAGAGCAAAAAAAAGACCCTCATTACCCTGAACACATGGCAGCACTGA ATGAGCTCCTTGAGGAATACAGGAGGCAACAGGAGGGTCCAGACCCTTCCTACAAACTGAAGGAGAACGTCAGTGGTAAAATCTACATGATAAAAAAATTCATTGCCTTCATGGCGCAAGGCAAGGAGAAACTTGACAACCTCGTCTTCCTAAACAAGATGGCCAGTATACGGGC GTGGATCTCCTCCCTCCGGCAAGCCAAAATCAAGGAGACAACCATCCAGCACTATGTCTTAAATGTAGCCCAGTTTATGAATTACGTCAGAGACACCCCTCCACTGAGCTGCCGCCTCTCGAAACAAGTCCTTGTCAGGATCCAGCGGGAGCTAAGGGGCCTGTTGAAATCCATAAAAAGGGGCGTGGCCTTGCATCAGATGTCAATGAAGCAAGTTAAAGTGTCACGGGTGCTCAGCAAAGTGACTCTTTCGAAGTGCCGGAGTCTGGCAAAGCAGGCCATCCCCAAAATCCTAG CCCTCCTGGAGAGCGACCCCACCCCCAAGCTGCAATGGAAGTTTTACGGACACTTTGTGGCTTTTCTGGCCTCCATCTATGGTCACCGGGGTGGAGTTTACCAGAATATGACCATCAAGGAGGTGAAGGGAGCGAGGAAATCCACCTCCGAAAAGGCCTACCTGATCAAC ATAATATCTCACAAAACCAATCAGGGCCTGTTCGGGCCTGTCCAAATTGCGCTTTCAGAGGAGGAGTACGAATGGACACGGCACTTCCTGCGCATTAAGGACATGCTGCCGGGCGGGACGGAtgcaacatttttcttttttacatccaGACCGAACCCGTGCAAAAATTTGAACAACTACCTTCAAGAAGCCTGGAAATCAATGGGCCTGCCTGGGTGTCCAACATTTACAGACCTCCAAAACTCCATCGCCAGCCAC GCAAAgtacacacacactgctgacaACCGCATGAAAATTGCAAAGTTCATCTGCCATGACTTCGGGACGGTGGATAAATTCTACCCCATACATCTAAATGCCAAGCAAGCCATGGAGAACCGCAGGTTCTTCGAGGCCGCATTGGAGGGTCCCGAATGTTCTCCCGTAAAAGAGCAGCATCAGCAGAAGCGGAAACGACAAGGCCAGATGGCAGATCGCCCCTGCAAGCGCTTTCAGCCAGAGGGCTCACCAGCTGCCTCCCCTGATCGGTCCATCACTTCGGGCAGCACCACCCCTGAGGAGATTGTGGTGAAGTACCAGGAGTCAGAGGTGTCCAGCATCGAGTCCAGCGAG GATGCAGATGAGGGGTCGGAGCCCAGTGGGGTAGGCCAGGCGTCCGAGCCTAGCAGGGAAGGAGAGGTGTCAGAGACCAACGGGAAAGGCGTCGGAGGCCAACGGGAAAGGTGCGGCGTCGGAGGCCAACGGGAAAGGTGA
- the LOC127440720 gene encoding uncharacterized protein LOC127440720 isoform X5 produces the protein MMFIKEESEDMSYPESCSSNVMKNEDTEEQRDLMDVKVENQELNEVEEKHHPDQTLRDFITGEESFIGSTLAGITPGVSTEICGIKHCKMMFIKEESEDMSYPESCSSNVMKNEDTEEQRDLMDVKVENQELNEVEEKHHPDQTLRDFITGEESFIGSPLAVLIPKAKTTVESCPLCLRMYSQLSQHLRVMHNVKNKKERKLLLALESGRINVREGRCPIPGCGKDTTRLDRHLRTHSELSKVAQNDAMMLCKRKKILSELASLRASDPEVPMVSTLDLEEDRPVLEDPEVPLDSEEEECSNTTCKLQTQKLTSQVADLNLQVDTLTEALQNVTRRYRLLKRRSSAQASTRIGRVTQRLLSSLRPDESERDCSVGAETSMSPSVQPSFSKEPPIGEQPSTSQQAPTSEQPSTQPGLEQKKDPHYPEHMAALNELLEEYRRQQEGPDPSYKLKENVSGKIYMIKKFIAFMAQGKEKLDNLVFLNKMASIRAWISSLRQAKIKETTIQHYVLNVAQFMNYVRDTPPLSCRLSKQVLVRIQRELRGLLKSIKRGVALHQMSMKQVKVSRVLSKVTLSKCRSLAKQAIPKILALLESDPTPKLQWKFYGHFVAFLASIYGHRGGVYQNMTIKEVKGARKSTSEKAYLINIISHKTNQGLFGPVQIALSEEEYEWTRHFLRIKDMLPGGTDATFFFFTSRPNPCKNLNNYLQEAWKSMGLPGCPTFTDLQNSIASHAKYTHTADNRMKIAKFICHDFGTVDKFYPIHLNAKQAMENRRFFEAALEGPECSPVKEQHQQKRKRQGQMADRPCKRFQPEGSPAASPDRSITSGSTTPEEIVVKYQESEVSSIESSEDADEGSEPSGVGQASEPSREGEVSETNGKGVGGQRERCGVGGQRER, from the exons GAATAACTCCAGGTGTTTCAACTGAGATCTGCgggataaaacattgtaaaatgatgtttattaaagaagagagtgaggacatgagttatccagaatcatgcagttcaaatgtcatgaaaaatgaagatactgaggaacaaagag aTCTGATGGACGTGAAAGTGGAAAATCAAGAACTAAATGAAGTTGAAGAGAAACACCATCCGGATCAGACACTTCGTGATTTCATAACTGGTGAAGAATCATTTATTGGTTCACCGCTtgcag TCTTGATCCCTAAAGCAAAAACAACTGTGGAGTCATGCCCGCTGTGCCTACGGATGTACTCTCAACTGAGCCAGCATcttcgtgtcatgcacaacgtaAAGAACAAGAAGGAAAGGAAGCTGCTGTTGGCACTGGAGTCGGGACGGATCAATGTCCGTGAAGGACGTTGCCCTATTCCAGGCTGCGGTAAAGACACAACCAGGTTAGACCGGCACCTCCGTACCCACAGTGAGCTCTCAAAAGTGGCTCAGAATGATGCAATGATGCTCTGCAAGAGAAAGAAGATCCTCTCTGAACTGGCTTCACTCAGGGCATCTGATCCAGAGGTGCCCATGGTGTCCACCCTTGATTTGGAGGAGGACAGACCCGTGTTGGAGGATCCTGAAGTACCTTTGGACTCAGAGGAGGAGGAGTGCAGCAACACAACCTGTAAGCTCCAAACCCAAAAGTTGACCTCACAGGTGGCAGACTTAAATCTCCAGGTCGACACACTGACAGAAGCGCTGCAAAATGTCACCCGCCGGTACCGGTTGCTTAAGAGGAGGTCATCTGCCCAGGCTTCTACCAGGATAGGCCGGGTAACACAAAGACTCCTCTCCTCTCTCAGGCCTGACGAGAGCGAGAGAGACTGCTCGGTGGGTGCAGAGACTTCCATGTCTCCCAGCGTGCAGCCCTCATTCAGCAAGGAGCCCCCCATCGGCGAGCAGCCCTCCACCAGCCAGCAGGCCCCCACAAGCGAGCAGCCCTCCACCCAGCCCGGCCTAGAGCAAAAAAAAGACCCTCATTACCCTGAACACATGGCAGCACTGA ATGAGCTCCTTGAGGAATACAGGAGGCAACAGGAGGGTCCAGACCCTTCCTACAAACTGAAGGAGAACGTCAGTGGTAAAATCTACATGATAAAAAAATTCATTGCCTTCATGGCGCAAGGCAAGGAGAAACTTGACAACCTCGTCTTCCTAAACAAGATGGCCAGTATACGGGC GTGGATCTCCTCCCTCCGGCAAGCCAAAATCAAGGAGACAACCATCCAGCACTATGTCTTAAATGTAGCCCAGTTTATGAATTACGTCAGAGACACCCCTCCACTGAGCTGCCGCCTCTCGAAACAAGTCCTTGTCAGGATCCAGCGGGAGCTAAGGGGCCTGTTGAAATCCATAAAAAGGGGCGTGGCCTTGCATCAGATGTCAATGAAGCAAGTTAAAGTGTCACGGGTGCTCAGCAAAGTGACTCTTTCGAAGTGCCGGAGTCTGGCAAAGCAGGCCATCCCCAAAATCCTAG CCCTCCTGGAGAGCGACCCCACCCCCAAGCTGCAATGGAAGTTTTACGGACACTTTGTGGCTTTTCTGGCCTCCATCTATGGTCACCGGGGTGGAGTTTACCAGAATATGACCATCAAGGAGGTGAAGGGAGCGAGGAAATCCACCTCCGAAAAGGCCTACCTGATCAAC ATAATATCTCACAAAACCAATCAGGGCCTGTTCGGGCCTGTCCAAATTGCGCTTTCAGAGGAGGAGTACGAATGGACACGGCACTTCCTGCGCATTAAGGACATGCTGCCGGGCGGGACGGAtgcaacatttttcttttttacatccaGACCGAACCCGTGCAAAAATTTGAACAACTACCTTCAAGAAGCCTGGAAATCAATGGGCCTGCCTGGGTGTCCAACATTTACAGACCTCCAAAACTCCATCGCCAGCCAC GCAAAgtacacacacactgctgacaACCGCATGAAAATTGCAAAGTTCATCTGCCATGACTTCGGGACGGTGGATAAATTCTACCCCATACATCTAAATGCCAAGCAAGCCATGGAGAACCGCAGGTTCTTCGAGGCCGCATTGGAGGGTCCCGAATGTTCTCCCGTAAAAGAGCAGCATCAGCAGAAGCGGAAACGACAAGGCCAGATGGCAGATCGCCCCTGCAAGCGCTTTCAGCCAGAGGGCTCACCAGCTGCCTCCCCTGATCGGTCCATCACTTCGGGCAGCACCACCCCTGAGGAGATTGTGGTGAAGTACCAGGAGTCAGAGGTGTCCAGCATCGAGTCCAGCGAG GATGCAGATGAGGGGTCGGAGCCCAGTGGGGTAGGCCAGGCGTCCGAGCCTAGCAGGGAAGGAGAGGTGTCAGAGACCAACGGGAAAGGCGTCGGAGGCCAACGGGAAAGGTGCGGCGTCGGAGGCCAACGGGAAAGGTGA